In a single window of the Pseudodesulfovibrio profundus genome:
- a CDS encoding UvrD-helicase domain-containing protein: MSKNIKLISASAGSGKTYSLTELFVNNIDKGVRPEGVVATTFTKKAAQEIGSRFRSKLFELNRTEEAQRVFGGYIGTVNSVCGALLKDYAFEVGQSPTVEVLPDGEDGAVFRVAVSQIIGLRAKRIVPLVRSLEIEGWEDIVKDIIDKARSNAIDRKMMLESGRCSWESLQKLLPEPIPEAEGEKLDSEIVRELERAIAALPADGDTTKGTLKAKKELQAIRRTLYRGGVPHWSTWSKLSKISPTKKSAHEVETLHELAGQFLAHPRFHKEVRQFITLLFDCASEAAGLYQQYKRVLGLIDFTDQEALALQMVEDKAVASQLQERLDMVMVDEFQDTSPIQLALFLKLSKLVKQSIWVGDQKQSIYGFRGSDPALMDAVIEALGEPETLPNSWRSQPALVDFASEYFAAAFGQFGLPEKRVRLTSKVTATKPKHPHLKCWRFESKNKTNDTLCLVGGIQSLLDNASEYVVLDKITRKERTLKAGDIAVLCMTNADCRDVASVLEEHGIRSAIPRIGLMLRPEVVLVMAAYRCLLSAEDTLAVAELAKIFGLEDWFTVALGKGMGAVKDLHPMFARLDDARQELASLTPSEVLDLAIDLSEANRMALGWDNPALRLANLDALRGHALAYESTCKSRRCACTPAGLVHHFHQLEKNESDDQAVGVGDDAVQVLTYHKSKGLEWPVVILTRLDSKGRKNPFGLSIQSSDAQFDLDNPLAGRWLRYWPWPFGAQKKIADFSDAVDESDIAKEAFEQERRERLRLLYVGMTRARDYMILAAREEGKGSPTAWLDGYENAGGNQIMSLPEIPGVSQIEVGKQSFPIETVCLTPTEEGEQAAITQSYAPVLPDKTTHHPLARFVPSSDTIDEEKVSVEFFELGSPLLTKTTDSRVAQGDAVHAFLAVATPDQDDAVLKARGERIVSSLGLKDLNADMLFEIHHRLQAFITKTIDPTGSSEILTEWPIHLKRGLQKGSGWIDMLSRQPDGDVIIDHKTSLGDKAQLEKKAMGYAGQLATYCEALETATRKSNQGMWLHFALAGLMVKIN; the protein is encoded by the coding sequence ATGAGTAAAAACATCAAATTGATAAGCGCAAGTGCCGGTTCCGGTAAGACGTATTCTCTGACAGAACTATTTGTGAACAACATTGATAAGGGCGTCCGCCCTGAGGGTGTTGTCGCTACGACTTTTACCAAGAAGGCCGCTCAAGAAATCGGCAGCCGTTTTCGCTCAAAGCTTTTTGAATTGAATCGGACGGAAGAAGCCCAGCGTGTATTTGGTGGCTACATTGGCACTGTCAACTCTGTCTGCGGTGCATTGCTCAAAGATTATGCATTTGAAGTCGGGCAATCCCCGACAGTCGAGGTACTTCCTGATGGGGAGGATGGAGCCGTTTTTCGCGTTGCTGTCTCCCAAATAATTGGTTTGCGAGCTAAAAGGATCGTTCCGCTTGTCCGTTCGTTGGAAATTGAAGGCTGGGAAGACATCGTCAAAGACATTATCGACAAGGCTAGGTCGAATGCCATTGATCGTAAAATGATGTTGGAAAGTGGCAGATGTTCCTGGGAATCACTCCAGAAGTTACTACCTGAGCCAATTCCTGAAGCCGAAGGCGAAAAGCTTGATTCCGAAATTGTGCGGGAATTGGAGCGAGCCATTGCTGCTCTTCCGGCAGACGGAGATACGACCAAAGGTACTCTGAAGGCAAAAAAAGAACTTCAAGCTATTCGACGTACATTGTATCGTGGTGGCGTGCCTCATTGGTCCACATGGTCTAAGCTCTCCAAAATTTCTCCGACAAAAAAGAGTGCGCATGAAGTAGAAACGCTCCACGAATTGGCAGGCCAATTCTTAGCGCACCCTCGGTTCCATAAGGAAGTTCGCCAATTCATCACATTGCTTTTCGATTGTGCCTCCGAAGCGGCAGGTCTGTATCAACAATACAAACGAGTTTTGGGACTTATTGACTTCACCGACCAGGAAGCTTTGGCCCTGCAAATGGTCGAAGACAAAGCCGTAGCCAGCCAATTGCAGGAACGGTTGGACATGGTGATGGTCGATGAGTTTCAGGATACCAGCCCTATCCAGTTGGCGTTGTTTCTCAAGTTATCCAAGCTCGTGAAACAATCGATTTGGGTTGGCGACCAGAAACAGTCAATTTATGGATTCCGAGGGTCGGACCCGGCTCTGATGGATGCTGTCATCGAAGCTTTGGGCGAACCGGAGACTCTTCCAAACAGTTGGCGTTCACAGCCTGCTCTGGTTGATTTTGCCAGTGAATATTTCGCGGCTGCTTTTGGACAGTTCGGGCTTCCAGAAAAGAGGGTGCGCTTGACCTCCAAAGTTACGGCGACCAAGCCGAAGCATCCGCATCTGAAATGCTGGCGATTTGAGTCGAAAAACAAAACCAACGACACACTCTGTCTTGTCGGTGGTATTCAATCCTTGCTCGACAACGCGTCCGAGTATGTGGTTCTCGATAAAATCACACGGAAAGAGCGCACACTTAAGGCTGGTGATATCGCGGTCCTCTGCATGACCAATGCGGATTGTCGTGATGTTGCTTCTGTACTGGAAGAGCATGGTATCCGTTCGGCCATTCCACGAATCGGACTTATGCTACGCCCTGAGGTCGTTCTTGTCATGGCTGCCTATCGTTGCCTTCTTAGTGCTGAAGATACTTTAGCCGTGGCTGAGTTGGCCAAAATCTTCGGATTGGAGGATTGGTTCACAGTTGCTTTGGGAAAAGGAATGGGAGCCGTCAAGGATTTGCATCCCATGTTCGCTCGGCTGGATGATGCGCGACAGGAACTCGCTTCGCTGACACCATCTGAGGTGTTGGACTTGGCTATTGATCTTTCTGAAGCAAACCGTATGGCATTAGGCTGGGATAATCCGGCTCTCAGGCTGGCAAATCTGGACGCTCTGCGTGGTCACGCTTTGGCATATGAGTCGACCTGTAAGTCTCGTCGATGCGCTTGTACACCTGCCGGGCTTGTTCACCACTTCCACCAATTGGAGAAAAATGAGTCAGACGACCAGGCTGTTGGTGTTGGTGACGATGCAGTGCAGGTTTTGACCTATCACAAGTCCAAAGGGCTTGAATGGCCTGTTGTCATCTTGACCAGGCTTGATTCCAAGGGGCGTAAGAATCCGTTTGGTTTGAGTATTCAGTCCTCTGATGCCCAATTTGACCTCGACAATCCATTGGCTGGACGATGGCTCCGTTACTGGCCCTGGCCTTTTGGTGCACAGAAAAAGATAGCGGACTTCTCTGATGCAGTTGATGAAAGCGATATCGCCAAGGAAGCATTTGAACAGGAGCGGCGGGAGCGGTTGCGTCTGCTCTACGTCGGCATGACACGAGCCAGAGACTACATGATTCTTGCAGCCCGAGAGGAAGGCAAAGGCTCACCAACAGCTTGGCTGGATGGTTATGAAAATGCGGGCGGCAACCAAATCATGTCTTTGCCTGAGATACCCGGAGTGAGTCAGATAGAAGTGGGCAAGCAATCCTTTCCTATCGAAACCGTGTGCCTCACACCAACCGAGGAAGGGGAACAAGCGGCAATCACTCAAAGCTATGCCCCAGTGCTTCCCGATAAAACAACACATCATCCTTTGGCACGATTCGTACCAAGTAGCGATACAATAGATGAAGAAAAGGTATCCGTTGAGTTCTTTGAACTTGGATCGCCTTTGCTTACCAAGACAACGGACTCTCGCGTAGCTCAGGGTGATGCCGTTCATGCTTTCCTAGCTGTGGCAACGCCGGATCAAGATGATGCTGTTCTCAAAGCAAGAGGAGAAAGGATTGTCAGTAGCCTGGGCCTTAAAGACCTGAATGCAGACATGCTGTTTGAAATTCATCATCGCTTGCAAGCCTTCATCACGAAGACAATTGACCCGACAGGCTCTAGCGAAATCCTCACGGAGTGGCCGATTCATCTCAAGCGAGGGCTCCAAAAAGGAAGTGGTTGGATAGACATGCTTTCACGACAGCCGGATGGTGATGTTATTATCGATCACAAGACATCCTTGGGTGACAAAGCTCAGTTGGAGAAAAAAGCAATGGGCTATGCTGGGCAGCTGGCTACCTATTGCGAGGCTCTTGAAACGGCTACTAGAAAATCAAACCAGGGAATGTGGCTGCATTTTGCGTTGGCTGGATTGATGGTGAAAATAAATTGA
- a CDS encoding IS3 family transposase (programmed frameshift), whose protein sequence is MTKSSKRRKHSDKFKAKVALEAIRGVKTLAQLAAEYKVHPNQISTWKRQLLENVDDIFSSGKKAKSQEEITAPLFEEIGRLKMDIKWLEKKLSLPLEVRRQWIKPDREYSIRRQCKLAGISRSGFYYKPVAESDENLALMRLIDEQYLRQPDYGSPRMTDWLRTQGHQVNHKRVERLMQMMGLQAITPGPHTSVPNPEHPVFPYLLKGVAIERKNQVWSADITYIPMQRGFLYLVAVIDWWSRFVLAWELSNSMDSSFCVDALNKALRISTPEVFNTDQGAQFTSREFTGVLQSKGIAISMDGKGRAIDNVFIERLWWTVKYEDIYPRAYCDGIELYHGLTRYFRYYNEERGHSSLDKRTPADVYRGNLNVH, encoded by the exons ATGACAAAGAGCAGCAAAAGACGGAAACATTCGGACAAGTTTAAGGCCAAGGTCGCACTTGAGGCGATTCGTGGCGTGAAGACGCTTGCGCAACTGGCTGCGGAGTACAAAGTGCACCCCAATCAGATTTCCACGTGGAAGCGGCAGCTCCTTGAGAATGTCGATGACATCTTTTCCAGTGGCAAGAAAGCCAAAAGCCAGGAGGAGATAACCGCACCGTTATTTGAGGAGATCGGTCGGCTCAAGATGGACATCAAGTGGCTTGAAAAAAAGTTG AGCCTGCCGCTTGAGGTGCGCCGCCAGTGGATCAAACCAGATCGGGAGTATTCCATCCGGCGGCAATGCAAGTTGGCAGGCATTTCCCGTTCGGGATTTTACTACAAGCCTGTAGCCGAATCCGATGAAAATTTGGCCCTGATGCGTCTGATCGACGAGCAGTACCTGCGTCAGCCTGATTACGGCTCGCCGCGCATGACAGATTGGCTGAGGACACAAGGGCATCAGGTCAACCACAAGCGGGTTGAGCGACTGATGCAGATGATGGGCTTGCAGGCCATTACTCCAGGGCCGCATACGAGTGTCCCCAACCCGGAGCATCCCGTGTTTCCTTATCTGCTGAAAGGAGTTGCCATTGAACGAAAAAATCAAGTCTGGAGCGCTGATATCACCTACATCCCCATGCAGCGCGGCTTTCTGTACCTGGTGGCAGTGATAGACTGGTGGAGCCGCTTCGTGCTGGCTTGGGAGCTATCGAACTCGATGGATAGTTCTTTCTGCGTGGATGCGCTCAACAAGGCTTTGCGCATCTCTACGCCGGAGGTGTTCAACACGGACCAGGGAGCGCAGTTCACGAGTCGTGAATTTACCGGAGTTCTGCAGAGCAAGGGAATTGCAATCAGCATGGACGGCAAAGGTCGCGCAATCGACAACGTCTTCATTGAGCGGCTGTGGTGGACGGTGAAATATGAGGATATTTACCCCAGGGCGTACTGTGATGGGATCGAGCTATACCATGGGCTTACGCGCTATTTTCGGTACTACAACGAGGAGCGCGGTCATTCGTCGTTGGACAAAAGAACTCCCGCTGACGTATACAGGGGCAACTTGAATGTTCATTGA